The genome window CTCCGGGAAAGAGGACCGTGAGCCGGCCGTCGCACGGGGCGACGACGGTGGCCGGCCGCCCTTCGGGACCGGGATCCGGGTCGATGGCCACCCCGTCACCGGCCATTCGCTCCGAAAAGACTGGGTCGGGGACGTCATCGAGGGCCACGACCCGCCCGCTAAGAGGGGCCAGGAGGTCCACCTTCATCGCCCATCTCCCCTGCTCATCGCCCTTCGCCCTCGGCTCCGGCGAGTCCGTCGAAGCCGATCAGCTCGATGCCGAGTTCGCCCACGACGGCCCGGAGGCGGGGATCACACATCACCGCGAGTTCCCGGGGTCGTTTGTCGGTCAGGCTGCTGATCGACCGCAGCTCCTCGTCGACCATCCCGGCGTGGGTGATCAGCTCGGCCGGACTGCGGCGCAGGTTCCGGAGCCAGCCGATGACCTTGTCGACGGTCATCTCCTCGCGTAGACGGAGGAGCCCGAGGGTCTTCCCCGGATGGGCCAGCCCGCTCGCTTCGACCACCCGGGCCGCGCGACCGGCGTAGCGGGCGTAGACGAGGTCCGTCGGGTCGAACCGGAGGAGGCTCGTCTGCCACGGCAGGTCCCTTGGTAAGACCACCCGCATCGCCATGACCCCGCGGCTCTTCGCCAGGTCGACGGCGACCTCGGTCAGCCCGGGGGCGAGGTGGACGTCGTGGTGGCTGTCGAGGTGGGTCGGCAGGCGGCCGACCAGGTCCACGAAGCGATCAAGCTGGGCTTGCCACTCCCTGGCCACTTCCCGCGGCTTGGCCAACTGACGGAGTGGGGCGAAGCCCTTGCGGAACCGCCCCTCCCCGTCGACGAGGGACGGGACCTCCTTCGCCGGCAGGACCGGTCGGCCGGCCGTGAGCACCAGGTGCAGTCCGAGGTGCAGGCCCGGGTGGTCGCGGGCGATGGCCGCGGCCTCGGGTGCGGCGGGCATGTTGACCATCATCGTCGTCGAACTGACGATGCCGTCCACATGGGCGGCGATGATCCCGCGGACCACGGCCGGGGTCAGGCCGAAGTCGTCGGCGTTGACGATCAGGCGGAACATGGGTCTCCCCTCCCGGTGTCCCGTGCTTGGTCGTGCCGGGCTTCTTGGTTCATCTCCTCCGGGGCTTCGACTATCTTCTCAGATATATAGGGTTCGAGTAGATCCAGGGGTGCCAGCTTCCCCGCCGGCGACGGGCCTCGGCTCGGTAGACGCCGGGCGCTTCGACCCTCGCGCAAAGCCGCGTCCCACTAACCTCGGATACGACGGCGCCGTCCCGGCGGATGGCTAGTCTGGCCGCGGCCGGGACGGTGAAATTCAACTCCAGCGGTCCCTCGGCGACCTCATCACCCGGAAGGACGAGGCGGCCAGGGCCAGGGCCAGGGCCCGGCTCCCGGCCACCGGGTGGGTCCGAGCGCCCGGCCTCTCCAGGCCGGCGCCCCCAGAAACGGGCCCCCTTGGACGGCCCCTGGTTGGCCAGGACAATCAGCGAGCGGCCGCGGCGAAGGGCCCCAAGGACGGTCGAGCAATCCTCCGCCGGCGCGCCGGTCAGGGGAGCCTCCAGAAGGACGTTGGTCCGCAGGGTCCGGAAGGCGAACCCGTAGGTCATCGCCCGCAGCGGGCGGCCGAAGACCGTGCCGTGTTCGCCATGGGCATCGAGGCCTCCGATGGCCGGGACGGCCCGCCGCCGGCCGAGGGCGTCCCAGAGGGCCAGGGACCGCGGGTCGGGAGTCGGCCCGAAAAACCCCGGGAAGAGCAGGGCCCGAAGGACGGCCGGCCAGTTGCGCCCGTAGCCCAGGGCCTCGGAGTAGAAGTTCCACACCTCCAGCCCGGTGAAGAGCCCGTCGGGCATCGGCGCGCCGGGTTCGTCGGCCCAGCGGAGGGCCGGCCGCCACTCGTAACTCGGCACTCCGAAGAGCGCGCTGCCCCGGTCGAAGGGGTGGGCGATGAAGCCGAAGCCTCCCTTGGAAGCGACCGCGGCGACGTACCGATCGGATCCGCCGAGGACCGCCGGGACCACCTCGTCCAAACCGAAGGCCAGGTAGTGCTCCTTCTCCGGGCTGACCTCCTGGCCGACGAGGAGCAGGACGCCCCCATGCCAGCCTTCGTAGCGCTTCCCTGCCAGGCTGTCGTGGTCGGTCAGGACCACGAAGTCGAGACCGGCCGCCGCGGCCGCGGTGATGATCCCCGGGACCGTCCCCCGCCCGTCGGAGTACGTCGAGTGGACGTGGATCGCCCCGGTGTACTCGTGGAGCGATGGCGCCTCGGCGAGGGGTGGATCACCCGGCCGCGCGACCGCGGTCACCAGTCGATCTTCCGCCCGAGGATCGCCGTCAGCAGCCTGACGCAGGCCTGCACGTCACCGTAGTCGACGATCTCCGACGGCGTGTGGATGTAGCGGGTCGGGATGGAGATGGTCCCCGAGGGGACGCCCTCGCGGGTCAGGTGAATCGCCCCGGCGTCAGTCCCTCCCTGCTCGAGGACCTCGAACTGGTGGGGGATGTTCTCGGCTCGGGCGACTTCAGCCATGAGTCCCTTGACCTTCGGGTGGGCGACGAGGCTCGAGTCCTTGACCTTGATGGCCGCCCCGCCCCCGAGTTCGACGGCCATCGTCAGACCCTTCGGGGTGTCCCCCGTGCGGGTGACGTCGACGGCGATGCCGAGGTCCGGCTCGACGGCAAAGGCCGCGGTCCGAGCACCGCGCAGTCCGACCTCTTCCTGGACGGTGAAGACGAAACTGACCTGGTTGGGCGTCTTCTTGAGCTCCCGGGCGGCCTGGATGATCACCGCGCAGCCGATTCGGTCGTCCATCGACTTGGCCACGAGGCGGTCGCCGAGGTCCTCAAACGGGCGGTAGTACCCGGCCGAGTGCCCTATGCCGACGGCCTTTTCCGCCTGGGCCCGGTCCTTCGCCCCGATGTCGATGAAGAGCCTGTCGGACCGGAGGTCCTTCTGATCCTCGAGGCGCTCCGAGCCGACGATGCCGACCGTCCCGTCGGCGAAGACGACCCGCTCCCCGAGGAGGATCATCGGATTGACCCCGCCGATGGTCCCGAAGCGCAGGAAACCCTTATCGTCGATGTGGGTGACCATCACCCCGATCTCGTCCATGTGTCCGGCGACCATGATCTTCTTCCCGCCGGTGCCCTTGCCGCGCCTGGTGGCGATGAGGTTGCCGAGCGGGTCGACCCGGATTTCGTCGACGCTCGCCCCGACCTCCTCTTCGATGATCCGCCGGACCTGGTCCTCGCTGCCGGAAGGACCGTAAGCCTCAACGAGTCTCTTGATCAGCTCTTTCACAGCTTCAGTCCCCCTTCGGCGATCTTCTTCAAAGCGGTGGTCAGCAGCCGGACCGTGTTCTGCAAGTCGTCGAGACTGCAGACCGAGACGGGCGAATGGATGTAACGGCAGGGCACTGAGATCGACGCCGCCGGCGCGCCCTCGCGGGCCAGGTGGATGCGGGCCGCGTCGTTCCCGCCGGAGATCGCCCGGCGGAACTGGTAGGGGATGCCGGCCGCTTCGGCCGTGGACCTCAGGAACTGGACCAGGCGCCGGTCGGCGATGGTCCCGGCATCCATGACCGACAGGGCCGGACCTTTGCCGATGACCGTCGCCTGGCCCTCCGGGTCGGTGCCCGGCGTGTCCGAGCAGACCGTGCCCTCGAGGACCAGTCCGATGTCGGGGGCGATGTCATAGGCGGTCACGGTCGCCCCGCGGAGACCGAGTTCTTCCTGGACGGTGAAGGCGCCGAAAAGGTCGATCTTGAGACGCTGCCCGCGCAGGGCCCCAAGCCCCTCCAGCAGGGCCAGGCAGCCGACCCGGTCGTCGAGGGCCTTGCCCTTGGCCAGGCCGTCGCCGAAGGGCTCAAAGGCCGTCGTGAAGACGGCATAGTCGCCGACTTTCGCCAGCCTCTCGGCTTCCTCTCGGCTCTTGGCCCCGATGTCGATGAAGAGGTGATCGGCATCGATGACCCGCTCGCGTTCCCTCGGCTCCTGGAGGTGGATGGGCTTGCCGCCGATGACCCCGGGCAGGCGCCGCGGGCCGACGAGGACGGCCTTGGTCAGGAGGACCCGGTCGTCGATCCCACCGACCTTGCGGAAACGGAGCAGTCCTTCCTTCTCGACGGCCGAGACCATCAGGGCGATTTCGTCCATGTGGGCGGCGACCATCACCCGGAGACCCCGGCCCTTCCGGTGGGCGACCAGGTTGCCCAGGGTGTCGACGCTGACATCGTCGGCCATGCCGGCCAGCTGCTCGCGGATGATCTTG of Bacillota bacterium contains these proteins:
- a CDS encoding ChbG/HpnK family deacetylase, with product MFRLIVNADDFGLTPAVVRGIIAAHVDGIVSSTTMMVNMPAAPEAAAIARDHPGLHLGLHLVLTAGRPVLPAKEVPSLVDGEGRFRKGFAPLRQLAKPREVAREWQAQLDRFVDLVGRLPTHLDSHHDVHLAPGLTEVAVDLAKSRGVMAMRVVLPRDLPWQTSLLRFDPTDLVYARYAGRAARVVEASGLAHPGKTLGLLRLREEMTVDKVIGWLRNLRRSPAELITHAGMVDEELRSISSLTDKRPRELAVMCDPRLRAVVGELGIELIGFDGLAGAEGEGR
- a CDS encoding M42 family metallopeptidase gives rise to the protein MKELIKRLVEAYGPSGSEDQVRRIIEEEVGASVDEIRVDPLGNLIATRRGKGTGGKKIMVAGHMDEIGVMVTHIDDKGFLRFGTIGGVNPMILLGERVVFADGTVGIVGSERLEDQKDLRSDRLFIDIGAKDRAQAEKAVGIGHSAGYYRPFEDLGDRLVAKSMDDRIGCAVIIQAARELKKTPNQVSFVFTVQEEVGLRGARTAAFAVEPDLGIAVDVTRTGDTPKGLTMAVELGGGAAIKVKDSSLVAHPKVKGLMAEVARAENIPHQFEVLEQGGTDAGAIHLTREGVPSGTISIPTRYIHTPSEIVDYGDVQACVRLLTAILGRKIDW
- a CDS encoding M42 family metallopeptidase yields the protein MPAETIELFRRLSEAPGPSGQEDEVRKIIREQLAGMADDVSVDTLGNLVAHRKGRGLRVMVAAHMDEIALMVSAVEKEGLLRFRKVGGIDDRVLLTKAVLVGPRRLPGVIGGKPIHLQEPRERERVIDADHLFIDIGAKSREEAERLAKVGDYAVFTTAFEPFGDGLAKGKALDDRVGCLALLEGLGALRGQRLKIDLFGAFTVQEELGLRGATVTAYDIAPDIGLVLEGTVCSDTPGTDPEGQATVIGKGPALSVMDAGTIADRRLVQFLRSTAEAAGIPYQFRRAISGGNDAARIHLAREGAPAASISVPCRYIHSPVSVCSLDDLQNTVRLLTTALKKIAEGGLKL